AAGAAATTTCGCAGTCAGCCGGAGTTAATAGAGAAAATGTCGCTGATACAATTAAGCTTATCCAGGAGTTTGATCCTCCTGGAATATGTGCGAGAGATACAAAAGAATGTCTTCTCATACAACTTAGACTTTTAGGGCTCACCGGGACTCTTGCAGAAAAAATAGTAGTTAACAATATCAATGAACTCAGGAAAAAAAATTACAGCCAGATTGCACGCATATGCAATGTGACTCATGAAGATGTGATGACTGCTGTTAAGGTTATTGAAGGGCTCGAACCCAAACCTGCAAGAAATTTTTCTTCTGCAACTGTTGATTACATTACGCCTGATGTATTTCTTGTTAAGAATGAAGACGGCTATCAGATAATTCTTAATGATGACAGGATTCCAAAACTGAAAATAAACAGTTTCTATAAGAAACTTCTTACTCAGAAAGATTCTTTTTCTCCGGAGGAAAGGCAGTTTCTTGAAGAAAAATTTCGTTCTGCAACATGGCTTTTGAAGAGCCTTGACCAGAGAAGCAGAACAATATACAGGGTAACGGAGAGCATACTGAAATTTCAATTAGATTTTTTCGATAAGGGAATCCAGCATCTGAAGCCTCTTAATTTAAAGGATGTTGCGCTGGAACTTGGCCTGCATGAGAGCACTATAAGCAGAGTAACGTCTAATAAATATCTTTCATGCGATCATGGAGTTATATGTTTTAAGTTTTTTTTCTGCAGTGCCCTGCAGCGAAGCACAGGAGACGTATCATCGACTTCTGTGAAAGACCTTATTAAAAAGATAGTTTCAGAAGAAAATTCAAATAAACCTCTGAATGACCAGCGGATTACAGAGATGCTTCAAAAAAGCGATATCAGAATTGCAAGAAGGACTGTCGCAAAATATAGGGAAGAACTTAAGATTCCTTCCCAAAACCATAGAAAAAAATTTGCATAGGAGGGGAAATTGAACATCATAATAACCGGCAGACATATGGAAATAACTCCTGCATTAAAAGAGTATGCTGAGAAAAGGATTAGTAAGTTTGAGAAGTATCTTGCAAATATTCAAGAAGCAGTTGTCACCTTTAGTGTTGAGAAAAAATACAGGCATAAAGTTGAAGTGCTTATTAAGGTCAACGGGGTGATGATGCAGGCTGAGAGCACTACAGAGGAAATATACTCTGCAATAGACGAAGTTGTTGATAAACTTGAAAAACAATTAAAGAAATACAAAGAAAAACTTTCTTCTTACAGAAAGGGTGAAAATAAAGAACAGGACATTCCGTTACAGAAAATCCAAGATGAGATAGGGAGCATTATAAAAAGAAAACAGTTTGATATGAAGCCGATGAGCCCTGACGAGGCTGTTATGCAAATGGACTTAATGCATAAAGACTTCTATGTTTTCACAAATGAACTCAGCGGAGACATTAATGTAGTTTATAGAAGAAAAGACGGAAATTTTGGGTTGATAGAGCCTGCGAAATAAGAGTGCTTGGTGTTTTAATAATGCTTACACATATAAAAACATGACAAAAGCAACTGTTGTCATAATTTCAGGACTTTCAGGTTCAGGGAAAACTGTTGCGCTAAGAGCTCTTGAAGACGTTGGTTTTTTTTGTGTGGATAATCTTCCAATTACTCTTGTTGATATTTTTATCGCTCATCTTGCAGAGGAAAAAGATGTATTAAAGATCGGGATAGGCATTGATATCAGGGAACAGACATTCCTTTTAAAATTTAGCCCTACAATTGAAACTCTTAGAGAAAAATACAATGTTGAAATTATATTTCTTGAAGCAGAGATTGGAATTTTAGCAAGGAGATATAAAGAAACAAGAAGGCCTCATCCTCTTTACGCCGGGATCTCTGATATTGACAAGGCGATAAATAAGGAAAAACGCATGCTTCTAATACTGCGGAAAGAGGCTGACAGAATTATCGATACTTCTTCATACACGCCTCATCAGTTAAGGCAATTAATCACATCTCTATATAAGGGCGTGTCAATCAGCAGGAGAATGTCATTGACTCTATTGTCATTTGGTTATAAATACGGAGTTCCTCTAAATGCTGATCTGCTCTTTGATGTCAGGTTTCTACCAAATCCCCATTTTATACCAAAACTAAAAGATTTAACCGGGCTTAATAAAGCTGTAAAAAAATTTGTTTTAGACAAAAAAGATACAAAAAATTTCATTAAAAAATTGAAGTCTTTTCTTGATTTTCTTGTGCCGATGTATA
The nucleotide sequence above comes from Nitrospiraceae bacterium. Encoded proteins:
- the rpoN gene encoding RNA polymerase factor sigma-54, which produces MVLGQRLELKLSQKLVLTPQLQQAIKLLQMQQLELSQTLSQELTENPFLEEIIEDTAKEEFINGEPDLSENETANDDAESPLEKMISNMKGFSNDEYFEERGSDGRDLGYFVPGTNTMPVFDQFATKADDIYDHLTWQLRLSNATEDIRKIGEIVIGNIDENGYLTATDEEISQSAGVNRENVADTIKLIQEFDPPGICARDTKECLLIQLRLLGLTGTLAEKIVVNNINELRKKNYSQIARICNVTHEDVMTAVKVIEGLEPKPARNFSSATVDYITPDVFLVKNEDGYQIILNDDRIPKLKINSFYKKLLTQKDSFSPEERQFLEEKFRSATWLLKSLDQRSRTIYRVTESILKFQLDFFDKGIQHLKPLNLKDVALELGLHESTISRVTSNKYLSCDHGVICFKFFFCSALQRSTGDVSSTSVKDLIKKIVSEENSNKPLNDQRITEMLQKSDIRIARRTVAKYREELKIPSQNHRKKFA
- the raiA gene encoding ribosome-associated translation inhibitor RaiA; amino-acid sequence: MNIIITGRHMEITPALKEYAEKRISKFEKYLANIQEAVVTFSVEKKYRHKVEVLIKVNGVMMQAESTTEEIYSAIDEVVDKLEKQLKKYKEKLSSYRKGENKEQDIPLQKIQDEIGSIIKRKQFDMKPMSPDEAVMQMDLMHKDFYVFTNELSGDINVVYRRKDGNFGLIEPAK
- the rapZ gene encoding RNase adapter RapZ; translated protein: MTKATVVIISGLSGSGKTVALRALEDVGFFCVDNLPITLVDIFIAHLAEEKDVLKIGIGIDIREQTFLLKFSPTIETLREKYNVEIIFLEAEIGILARRYKETRRPHPLYAGISDIDKAINKEKRMLLILRKEADRIIDTSSYTPHQLRQLITSLYKGVSISRRMSLTLLSFGYKYGVPLNADLLFDVRFLPNPHFIPKLKDLTGLNKAVKKFVLDKKDTKNFIKKLKSFLDFLVPMYIKEGRSYLTIGIGCTGGKHRAPAIAEKIKKMISQHSVDISVIHREI